The genomic region cacaggattttgtttttattcactTCCTCCAGTTCCGGAAGACGACTCTGTGGCATGGAAGAAAGTTTAGAAAAACAGGAAACTCTCTTTCGTTTCCCTCCTGCGTACCTTGTGCACCTTGACGATGGTGCGAGAGGGTTCGGAAGACACCCCCAGCTGTTCCTTCACGGCCGCTCGTGCTCTGTTCACCAGGGTAGCATCAGAGATGGTGTCTGGGTCACCCAGACTTGGTGTGAACCAGGCCCCGCCCAGCATCACCTGCAGCAGGCAAAGCAATCACTTAACTAGGAGTAAGAGGAAACATAGTGGAGGTTCAGCtggctttaaaaagggactgGACCAATTCGAAGAGGAGGAAAAGTCCATCAAGAGCGGTTAACCAAAATGTCAAATGGCACCTCCAGGATGAGAGGCAGCGTACCTCTGAATACTGAGAACAAACGGAACAGAGCTGTGCTTCCAAGTCCTGTTTGGGTTTCCTGGAAGCATCCCTCTGACCTCTGTTGGAGGGGGGCATGCTGGACTGGGTGGACCTTTGATTTCCAATAATCACTGAGaagccttgcagggcaaaagctctactcagccccacccacctcctaaaAACATAGCAGGTGCAAGAAAAGGTGTTGtcaggatatcgaagagatagaaaaagtgaagagaagggcaacgaggatgattgaaggattgagcaccttccttatgaggagaggctgctgcgtttgggactctttagtttggagaggagacatctgaggggggatataattgaagtctataaaattatgcatgggatagaaaatgttgacagagataaattttcctctctttcccacaatactagaaccagggggcatttgttgaaaatgctgggggaagaattagggctaataaaaggaaacacttcttcacgcaacgtgtgattggtgtttggaatatgctgccacaggaggtggtgatggccactaacctggatagctttaaaaagggcttggacagattcatggaggagaagtcgatttatggctaccaatcttgatcctctttgatctcagattgcaagtgccttaacagtccaggtgctcgggagcaacagccgcagaaggccattgctttcacctcctgcctgtgagctcccaaaggcacctggtgggccactgcgagtagcagagtactggactagatggactctggtctgatccagcaggctctttcttatgttcttatgttcattctgTCAGCAGCAGTTGGGGCAGTTAAGCTGAGCCCTCAGACTGAGCAGGTGGAAAAAGAGAAGTCTCTCTACTTGCATGTATTTAGTTCAGTGGGGATTGTTCAGTTTAGTCAGAACTTGAATGTGAAACAAATTAACTGAAACTAAAAGAGTTACTTAGTGTGATGTATATTGTAACCAATAAGCTTCACATacagcattttgatttttattgtttcttgaggaatattttacctcacaataaatgaaaaaaaaattttttaattggctctgagtgctttacattaaccaaatcagaatccacgcagtagcagagagtcccTCTTGCTCTACATTTCCCctgggtccatatactgacttgaagaagaagaagaagaagagtttggatttatatcccccctttctctcctgcaggagactcaaaggggcttacgatctccttgcccttcccccctcacaacaaacaccctgtgaggtaggtggggctgagagagctccgagaagctgtgactagcccaaggtcacccagctggcgtgtgtgggagtgcacaggctaatctgaattccccagataagcctccacagctcaggcggcagagcggggaatcaaacccggttcctccagattagatacacgagctcttaacctcctactggtgcaaaacaaaaagttgtttggggggggggaaggcccataggggggctggggggggaggtgtgtggactcagattttgcaacgggctacattttccctagatacgcctctgtgccCCAGCCTTGTTCTCACCGTAAGGCGAACAGCAGGTCCTCTGGATCCATCCTGTTCAGGGAAGGCAACGGAATCATAAACGACGCCCAGGAGGCTACTGTCTTCGAAGGAAGGCACCAGATGTCCAAAGCCCTGGAGCAAAGAGAGGTTAGAACTGCACCCACATTTCTATTTTTAAGAAgttatttaaaaagaattaattCCCGGCCTTCGAATGAGGACAAGCCTTCTGCAATTATACCAAAACTGCAACAGTGATGAAATAACATGATCAAAGAAACATCACAAAAGCCAATCACAGAAGTCAAAAGGACACTTGTTACGACTTTAATTCAACCCCAGGAGAAGGAAGCCAGCAGACAACAGAAGCCATTGATGGATATGCCAGATGTCGCTgacccttcaccctcctaactatttgtggcaggcttaGGCAGCCGCCCAACTACActgggcaggttttcccacctttttatgtgagctgttttgatggtagcatatcatcaaacaccctgtgaggtaggtggagctgagagagctccgagaagctgtggctagcccaaggtcacccagctggtgtgtgtgggagtgtacaggctaatctgaattccccagataagcctccacagctcaggcggcagagcaggtaatcaaacccagttcctccagattagatacatgagctcttaacctcctacaccactgctgctcctgggatcaggagatatttcagtggatggaaatcaggcaggaattAACTATACACAAACCTCAGTTTTGACACAGGGACAGTTCTTAATTCAAGCTTTATAGGTTTCAAAGTTGCTTAGCTATTATGAGAAGTtctttaagatggtacagttcGATGtcactggctaatggattcatgatgactttgggttctaacaggctggtatcCTTTCACAtagtacacatacagccttgacatTGGTGGCTAcacacttcacataaatctccaaCCCCAGTTAACTATGGCAGAATACTAAAacaccagactgggaatccacctgtgtatataattcccattctaactggcttaggaattcttcttctataACCAGAAGATGCATTCCCCACCTttttatttattccccacctttttaTTTATAGGCATTTGTGGAAAGCCTcaccttcagccttgaccactaaataaagcTCCCAGTTCTCCCGTCTGTGTATTTTCTGCTTGCAGCACACATTggaactcagtatatttcaagtcaaatCCACTTCCTGACTGAAATCCCTTCAGAGTAGATGTTTAATATATGCAGTTAAGGGACTTCATGTTAACTCACAGGAATCCAGTTCCAAAAACTCACTAATGTTTTTCTTTTAGAGAGATACCTACTCTCTCTGTTGTGATACACCTTCTTCCACTGATACACCTTCTTCCACTGACACTGACTTGTGATACACCTTCTTCCACTGActtgacttgcacttttaaatttctattttactgtgcagtcaGTCATGCCAGGCATTAGGTCTTTACTAAAGAGCCGGGGTCTCCTCCATGACACCTGCcatacctttcctggcacctgcctaatgttttcaggaagtggaTGGGGATTCTGTCCAGTAAGGCTGCTGAGTGgcttttggagatttgattggctgttattCTGTCCAGTAAGGCTGCTGAGTGgcttttggagatttgattggatgTTATTCTGCCAGCAACTGTCACCACCGCACAAGAAAGCTACActgtattaccctgtttccctgaatataagacatcccctgaaaataagacgtagtagaggttttgctgaagtgcgaaatataaggcatcccccgaaagtaagacatagcaaagtttttgtttggaagcatgcccgacgaacagaacacagaaaaataagacatcccctgaaaaaaaaaacagcacatcttggggagcaaaaattaatataagacactgtcttattttcggggaaacacggtactgaaGTTAAGTCATGGCAAACATGGCTGactccacctcccgtggcagccatgttggggcagccattttgttgctccgCTCACAGTGCTGTGTCAGAATTGCGAATGTGTCCACAGATTCAAAAAGGCTGGCGATCCCCAACTTACACTTAAAATATATAGGGGGGTTTAACGCCAAACATTTTGTCCTCTTCATTTTGTAATATACAGAAGCAAACATCAGACAAGAAATCAAAGAAAACTGAGCCTATTTTATACTAAATCAACACAGCGTCTTCAACAGAAACCACAGGagcggcaggctcttatctgtagaactggatttgtttctacacccctacacacgaagcctattgggtgatcttgggccagccacagttctctcaggacgctctcagccccacctacctcacaagatgtgtgttgtggggagaggaagggaaaaggagcctGTCGgaagctttgagacttcttacagttgcaaaaagtggggtataaatccagactcctcttgaGGCCCTGGATGATCTCTTGGTATTCACTGCTGCCAGGACAGCATAGCAGTAGTGAGAGGAGGAGAcggcttcgtgtggaggaatggagaatcaagcttggttctccagattagagtctgctgctcttaattgCTACACCCCACTGGCATAGCTTAAGAAGATCCCCCAAATACTTTTTCTTGCCCTCTCTGCAGCAGAGAGAATGATTGGGGCAAAGCTTGTGGGCCTTTACTAGCCAAGCATCCGCTCAAAACTCAACCAGGAAAGCTTCGCCTCCAAATGATACCACAGTGGGTTGATAGAATTCTCGACCACTAGGCAGCCAGGTACAGGACACAATGGGATCAGCCGTGACCCGGTGAGGAAGGTGCCAGTGCGGCAATTCTGGAGGACACTGTTGGGTGGGCAGGCAGGATCTTACCATGACAGGAAGCTTCACACCTTTGTACTGCAAGTTCACGACCCCCACCGACACTGTCGAAAAGGCACTCAGCTCTCGGCTCAGCGGCTCGGCCCAGTTTGGAAGCGACTTGGCGAGAGCTAAGAACAGGAATAGAAAATATTGATGTGAAGGGATTCCTCAGGGAGGAATGATTGCTTTCCGAGTGTCAAGAAATTTAATTGTTGTCAGAACTTTGATCAAGCTGCTGGGGCTGTGAAAAGGAACCACTTAAAAAAGGCTTGTGAaatttttctgtctcctttatTTGGAGGGCCCTGTTTTGATTAGACTCTGTTTCACCTGCTTGATGTTGTGAGAACCAGCAGGGGGTATTAGCTACTCATTTCAGTCTCTCAAAACATTTAAGAGATGTTGTGATTATCTGTGCCAGGCTGGGCCAAGTCACTAATTGGCTGACATGTATGACCAGAAGTTCTGGAAAGTTCCACTCAAATTTGGCTCTAATTGGTTGAGTTAGATTTACCTGATTGTGATTGATTGCTATTCTATTCTGAACCTACCTGAAATGCGGTAGTTTTTCTTTGACttatgcttgctggaagaaactAAGGCTGACGCTAAATGGATTTCAAGGactgtgctaatatttgcatatatttgtgAGTGCTTCATCCTGTTTTATGTTTCAGCTAACCTTCTGCTATTTATGCAGATGTAATAATTCATGCTGAAAGACttcttaatgtttttttaaataaaactttgaaaaatTTTATTTGGTCTGCTATGTGTCCACTTACTCTCAAGAACCCATGTGAGCCAGGTGGCAAACACctaggccagacctgggcattatacggcccaggggccatatccggcccgccggatgacccttaCTGgctcccctgccttgctggggagcgaggcgcctttgaaacccccgcagaagccggttgccttggctgccggcttctgtggggctttcaaaagcgcctcgcccccctgccttttggcctggccctccacaatattttctgattCTTATGCGGCCccttggaaaaaataattgcccacccctggcctaggctatTTTCATGACACTGAGGACGACCTGTTCATCAACAGAACACTGGGAAGAACGGTGGGTCATCACAACAGAAGAagaatgtcttgtcgaaggctttcacggccagactcaactggttgttgtgggttttcccggctgcgtggccatggtcaggcagatcttgttcctaacgtttcgcctgcatctgtggctgccatcttcagaggtgcattacAGAGAgaacttctctctgcgatacacctctgaagatgccagccatagatgcaggtgaaacgttaggaacaagatctaccagaccatggccacgcagcccggaaagcccacaacaacaagaagagttggttttataccctgcttttctctacctataaggagtttcaaagtggcctacaatgcctccctccctttctttcctcagaacagacacattgtgaagtaggtggcGCAGAGAGTTTTCCGAgaggcccaagctcacccagcaagcttcatgtggaagagtggggcttcgaacctggttcaccagatttcagtccaccactcttaaccactacaccacactgttctcTTGAACAGTGGGTCTAtctgagtagcagtggcgtaggaggttaagagctcatgtatctaatctggaggaaccgggtttgattctccgctctgccgcctgagctgtggaggcttatctggggaattcagattagcctgtacactcccacacacgccagctgggtgaccttgggctagtcacagcttctcggagctctctcagccccacctacctcacagggtgtttgttgtgaggggggaagggcaaggagattgtaaacccctttgagtctcctgcaggagagaaaggggggatataaatccaaactcttcttcttcttcttttgctaccACACTGCATTTGTACAGAACAAGGAGTTTGTAGCACACCAGACTGGATTCAGTTGATCTACTAATGGTAATGTTTTCCCGCCCAAGGAGCACTCCCTGTTGCGGACGCTACATACAGAGCTAAAGTGAGACAAACTCAGACCAAAGGGATGTTTTCCACATCAGCTAGCTATCCCTTCGCAAGCAGGGGACTACAGTGATAAATGGTTCCTCATTTGCTCCCAGCAGCTGGTATTCTCAGGTAGAATGCTTGTGTACGTGGAGGTTCTTATCAGTTATTAGGGTTCTTAGCTTCCACCAATTTGGCTTTGCCATTTCAAAATACTTTACTAACTTTTCAAAATAAGCCTCTTTCACCTTGTattgtggagttcctccccattCTGTTTTACCCAGATAACAAACTTGTGAGGTATGTTAAATCTGAAGTGTAAATGACTGATTCCAGATCATCTCCTGGGCTTCATGGATGTGTATCTTGAACTCAgggccccccttcctccccagtgaTGTCAAATACTCTGAAAACAGGCCTTCATCACATCTcttggcagagaattccacagaTTGATTATACTTCTGGGTGAAGAAATATCTCTGGCAGACTTCACCCGACTACCAATCAACTCTATTAATGACCCTCAAGTTCTAATATTGGGGGGAAATACCTCTATTGATCTAATCCAATTAAAGCCAGAGTCTGTGTATTCCCCTACTGCACCAAGCAAATACAGAACTTGGTACTGGCTGCGAAATGCAGCATCCTGAAAAGTTATGAGTTTAACATTTTTAATATCTTACTGTTCTTCCCAATTGGGACTCAAAGTAGCATAAAACATCATTCTCTACTCCTCAATcctctcacaacaactctgcgaggTAGTTCAGGCTGAGATTGTTGCGATGGGTTCAAGGCAATCCAGCAAGCCTCCATTGGTAGAAGTGAGGGATTTTCTATCACGTCAGCTGTCGGCATTCCTTTGTGTTTTAAGGTAAACGCGAGCCCTTAATATTGTGGAAACTTGATCCGGTGTGGGCAATAAGATGAGAAGCCAGCAAAGGGGGCTAAACAGGGTTTTGACGGGCAGGGCCGTGTCTGAACACAATTCTGGGCGCAGCCGCGTGTCCTACCTTTGGCAGGCAATGCGCTGATCACATGATCGGCTTCCACCACGCCATCTTCCAGGGAGATCTAGGGTAGAAAAGCAAAGTCAGCTTTTTCCTGGCTCCTGTGGTCTTCAGCCATAGTGAAGCCCCCGAAGAACTGGACTTCAAGGCATTCAAGTCTGCAGCAACATGAAAGGCCCGCTTGTCGGTGACGGGATTAACCGGCATCTGGGCTGACCATTCCAGCCAGCAGGCTGAGTGATGATGGATATTCCCTTGATGCTGAAAACTAACACAGTAAGGAGAAACTTTAGCCTTCCTCCTGGCGTGCTTTCTTTGCACATACAGGGGATATCATGGATAGAGGAACATTCAGTAATGTGAGCCTCCAGTGATTCTGTGAAGTGGTATAGCTGAGAGACGTGGTTTGTCACCTCAATGAGGTCTAAGCTCATCACAGATTGGCTGTGACTCCATAGGAAAGTGCAGACTCAACATACACCAAGTCTCCACATCACCCCTTAAAGGATCTCAGATACCAAGGTTTGGGGAAAGATGTTTCTCACATCCTGGAAAACTGTAATCATAGCAGGACTCAATCTGGGACCCggcttctgcaaactatgcaaaactgaattacgCAAGAGGGCTTTTCCACGCAGTCAATGGACTtacactgtactaaatgattcacaaagttacctGGATAAATCATTAGGGACTGTGATCTATACGACTGTGTTTAGCTTGCCGGAACTAGGGTCCTAGTTAAcagtttttgcatcatttaatgtataATTGCTCCAATTCTGactttagatttctggttggttctgcaaccctaatCCTATCGCACTGTTCACTGAATGTACCAGTTTTGTTGACTGCACAGACTCACTCTGTGCAACCTGTTGAATTTGACAGCCTTGTGTGCAGcaggcatggaattctgggagagctcagcgaactctctaaaggtgacagttggcgGCTGTAGCTctctgactgaggaaagatgttgttcagtgttctgttaactgaagctatgtaaaagcctctgactgaaagtttaatactgtaaactatGCTTGTTACTAGTAACCAATTGGtaaccaaatgatgaactgtaaatATCTACACATAAGTGttactttgtttatatatattttctctcagtataagtaaagttcttttgtttatgatttctgaggtaaaaaggctggtctttaccaagataactgttcttatttaaagtggcacacaagctacattctgctcgttatTCTGCTTACAGgattacacaaacacacacacctgttgaccttcacaacctgccttgagtctcagtaaaaaaggcagactataagaGACACAAATAACAACTGAAGCTACTTTGAATCCCTACAGAACCATTGTAActgtaaggctcattctgcacatgcagaacaatgcactttcaaactgctttcagtgctctttgaagctgtgtggaatagcaaaatccacttgcaaacagttgtgaaagtggtttgaaaacacactattttgtgtgcgcggaaggggcctaagagagtcTGCAAGCAGCATCCCCTCTTTCAGCTTGCGGGGTTTCTCTCCTATAAGGCTTTCTggccttgttttttaaaagccctgggTTCAAAAAGTCGGCTCCCAGCTTTACAACCTCTTTGGCACCACTTGGAGAGGAATGACGAGCTTCCTTGTTTTGCCCCACCCCATCCGaaaaattcatagaatcatagagtttttcGCTTGCGgggaccagaagggccatcaagtccaaccctctgcaatacaggaacacagaatcaaagcactcctgacggccacccagcctctctataaaaacctccaaagaaggagactccaccacactccgaggcagtgcattccaccgtcgaacagccctgactgtcaggacgtttttcctgatgtttaggtggaatctcttttcctgtaccgtgaacccatgactcctggtcctagactctggagcagcagaacacaagcttgctccctaaccctaacccgaaCCCGAAcccttcaaatgtctaaacatggctatcatgtcacttcagAGAAATTGAAAGCAACTAAatggaacccccctcccccccacacacacaccctgatgaAGAATCAGTGCTGCCTCTAGGCTCACCCTTCTACTCTCCCGATTACTTTCCCCCCTACCTGCCAGCGGCCAGTTGCAGTTCTGTCTAGCCGCTTCACAGAGGCATCCCGGTGGATCTCCACCGCACGGTGCTTCAAGAAGTCTGCCAAAGCCTCAGGCAGGGCCTCCATCCCATTGCGCAGTGACCATTGGCTCCAGCGCTCCTTCTGGGCCCTGCGGATCAGCGGAGAGTCGGCAGGGATGCTTTTTCCTTCCAAGAAAAGCAGATAAATACATAGCAaaaacatggaggaggaggaggagaagagtttgggtttatatccccctttctctcctgtaaggagactcaaaggggcttacaatctcctttccctccccccctcccccacaacaaacaccctgtgaggtgagtggggctgagagagctccgaagaaccgtgactagctcaaggtcacccagctggcttgtgttagAGCGCACAAACTAAtttggttcctcagataagcctccacagcgcaagtggcagagcggggaatcaaacccggttctccagattagaatgcacttgttcttaaccactacaccacgttggctctctagaggagaagaggaagagcagcAGCTGTTTGGCTtgataacctgcctttctctcctataaggagtctcttGTTGTTGCAAAaatagaagaaacaaaaaaggagagaagaaagaaaggctaatgaggagaaaaacaaagataagggggaggctgtttccaaggccccttccgcacacgcaaaataatgcgttttcaaaccactttcacaactgtttgcaaacggattttgctaatccgcgcagcttcaaagagcactgaaagcagtttgaaagtgcattattctgcatgtgcggaatgagcccaagagctCAGTGGCTcattcacactgctgattctggggtttgtttgttttttcagaaTTAGTAGGTCTAAAATCCAGAtccttccagtccacctgtcatCTTTAAGatccccaatatctggggaggtgagagctaagaaaaacatGCTCTACAACTGGCAAagtagcccctatcagcaatgtgtTGTTTGGGAGAACTCGGGGGCTCAACCAGAGTGAAGCGCCATTCCACTGGAAgccccctgtaaggagtctcaaagcggcttacaaactcccattttcttcccctccacacaccttgtggggcaagtggggctgagagagttcagagagaactgtgactagcccaaggtcacccagcaggctccgcgtggaggagcggggaaacaaattcagttcatcagaCCAGCGTCtgctctcatgtggaggagcggggaatcaaacccggttctccagattagagtccacctgccaaatctccaggccgtggctggaaatctcctgggatttcaactgGTCTCTAGGTGTTACAGATCAgcttatctggagaaaatggccactttggaggatagactctatggcacaggtgtcaaactcgcggccctccagatgttatggactacagttcccatcaccccctgccaccatcatgctggcaggggatgatgggaactgtagtccacaacatctggagggccataagtttgacacctatgctctatggcattgtactccattgaagaccctccccccaacatctccaagtatttctcaacctggagctttGAACCTTAGTCCTACCTCAAGTTATTGCCCCCGGAAGCCCCTTTTAAGGGTGCCGTCTATTCGGCTGGTGGGGGCTCTGCATCCCTAACAGTGGCACAGCTGGTAGAAATTCAACTGGTAGTGTTCCCTGGGGTCCCATGAAGCTCTTGCCCAGCaggccttctgattggccactggctATCCAATTGGCCTgcacagattaaaataatattgtttcagcagcagctgccaccacaatgtTGCTTTTATTTTCTCCAGCTCCACTTTCGCCTCTCTTCTCCCCTGCACTCTGTGTGGCTTCGCTtcctaaggcagccattttgtggttagccCCACatccttggcagccattttgtggctcacCACCCTGTATCAGATTTCCAAAGGCACTACAGACTCACACAATATCAAGACGGACCCCTGCGTTCCTTTCAGGCCTCACCTCCGCCAAGGATCATGCCTAAGATGACTGACCGGTGTGTCTTCTCCGCTTGGAATAATGCTGGGAAGCAGGAGCGCATGCTCAGTGCCCGGCAGTCTCCAGCAAACACCCCCCGGCAAAGGCAGTCGATGATGATGTCGGCCAGCTAACGGGGGAACAAAGACCAACTCAGACTGAGACCCATCTTATCCAGGACACCGTTGCCCCACAACAGTGGATCCAACCTGGGCTGATTTCATGTGCTGGGGGGGGAGGCGCATGGGCATGGATCCCCTATCTGCCCAGGACTGTGGGCCCCTTCATGCCTCCCTTCCCGCCTCTACACATGAATGCCCCCACCTATCTGTGCATGAATCTCTACCagcaatccccaccaccaccacccaagccAAGTTGTCCGCATGCCCTTGCCTTGACAGCATTGGCCAGTGTATGCAGCTGAGAATGCTGCAGCCGTTGCCACCGGGAGTGCTACCATTGCACCCACCCGCATGCCCTTCCTCATTTATGCTGGTTGGTGCCAGGGGGAGTGCATGGGTGCGGGACAGGGGCAGCAGGCCTCACCAGAGTCTctgccctggcagctgccccacctcagggtatgTAGATGCCGGCCCTGGACCCAAAACCGAGAGAAGGCCTGCAcacagaggagggggggaggagaagatgattttggatttatatcccacctttctctcttgtcaggtggcttacaagctcctttcccttcctctccccacaacagacaccttgtgaggcaggtggggctgagagagttcagagaaaactgtgactagcccaaggtcacccagcaggagtgtaggagtgcagaaacacatctggttaaccagataagcctccgccactcaggtggaggagtggggaatcaaacccggttcaccagattagaatccgcctgctcttaaccacgacaccacgctggtcGATGCCCCCTCATTTACTGCCCACCAGAGGCGAATTGCGTCTGATCTGCATCTTGGCTACAGCAAGGGGCCTCCAAATAGCCAGCGCTGACACCTTTCAAGAGAAGGAAGACTGGGACCCCCGGGGAAACAGCTTTTCCTGACCATTTTGGGAGGGATTTACATGAGagaacagggtggggtgggggaaactgaGCATCTCTCCCTCCTTTCAGGTCCTGTGG from Sphaerodactylus townsendi isolate TG3544 linkage group LG01, MPM_Stown_v2.3, whole genome shotgun sequence harbors:
- the PPOX gene encoding protoporphyrinogen oxidase isoform X4 encodes the protein MQRTVAVLGGGVSGLAACYYLARSPQAPKVILLEGSSRLGGWIHSTRTEDGAVFEHGPRGIRPAGAVGRNTLLMLADIIIDCLCRGVFAGDCRALSMRSCFPALFQAEKTHRSVILGMILGGGKSIPADSPLIRRAQKERWSQWSLRNGMEALPEALADFLKHRAVEIHRDASVKRLDRTATGRWQISLEDGVVEADHVISALPAKALAKSLPNWAEPLSRELSAFSTVSVGVVNLQYKGVKLPVMGFGHLVPSFEDSSLLGVVYDSVAFPEQDGSRGPAVRLTVMLGGAWFTPSLGDPDTISDATLVNRARAAVKEQLGVSSEPSRTIVKVHKACIPQYTLGHWKNLETIANYLKERQLPLSLVGASYEGVSVNDCIFNSRKAVSSLLGESS
- the PPOX gene encoding protoporphyrinogen oxidase isoform X3, which gives rise to MVSELGLDADVLPVCGDHPASKNRYLYVGGSLHKLPSGIGGIVRRVPPFTRPLVWSGLKDLTAPRGSEADESIHVFVKRRFGQELADIIIDCLCRGVFAGDCRALSMRSCFPALFQAEKTHRSVILGMILGGGKSIPADSPLIRRAQKERWSQWSLRNGMEALPEALADFLKHRAVEIHRDASVKRLDRTATGRWQISLEDGVVEADHVISALPAKALAKSLPNWAEPLSRELSAFSTVSVGVVNLQYKGVKLPVMGFGHLVPSFEDSSLLGVVYDSVAFPEQDGSRGPAVRLTVMLGGAWFTPSLGDPDTISDATLVNRARAAVKEQLGVSSEPSRTIVKVHKACIPQYTLGHWKNLETIANYLKERQLPLSLVGASYEGVSVNDCIFNSRKAVSSLLGESS
- the PPOX gene encoding protoporphyrinogen oxidase isoform X1; translation: MQRTVAVLGGGVSGLAACYYLARSPQAPKVILLEGSSRLGGWIHSTRTEDGAVFEHGPRGIRPAGAVGRNTLLMVSELGLDADVLPVCGDHPASKNRYLYVGGSLHKLPSGIGGIVRRVPPFTRPLVWSGLKDLTAPRGSEADESIHVFVKRRFGQELADIIIDCLCRGVFAGDCRALSMRSCFPALFQAEKTHRSVILGMILGGGKSIPADSPLIRRAQKERWSQWSLRNGMEALPEALADFLKHRAVEIHRDASVKRLDRTATGRWQISLEDGVVEADHVISALPAKALAKSLPNWAEPLSRELSAFSTVSVGVVNLQYKGVKLPVMGFGHLVPSFEDSSLLGVVYDSVAFPEQDGSRGPAVRLTVMLGGAWFTPSLGDPDTISDATLVNRARAAVKEQLGVSSEPSRTIVKVHKACIPQYTLGHWKNLETIANYLKERQLPLSLVGASYEGVSVNDCIFNSRKAVSSLLGESS
- the PPOX gene encoding protoporphyrinogen oxidase isoform X2 — encoded protein: MQRTVAVLGGGVSGLAACYYLARSPQAPKVILLEGSSRLGGWIHSTRTEDGAVFEHGPRGIRPAGAVGRNTLLMWHRPEGPAFYSSLGLERAQRPDGPPRLRGRREHPRLCEAPLWPRAGRHHHRLPLPGGVCWRLPGTEHALLLPSIIPSGEDTPVSHLRHDPWRRAQKERWSQWSLRNGMEALPEALADFLKHRAVEIHRDASVKRLDRTATGRWQISLEDGVVEADHVISALPAKALAKSLPNWAEPLSRELSAFSTVSVGVVNLQYKGVKLPVMGFGHLVPSFEDSSLLGVVYDSVAFPEQDGSRGPAVRLTVMLGGAWFTPSLGDPDTISDATLVNRARAAVKEQLGVSSEPSRTIVKVHKACIPQYTLGHWKNLETIANYLKERQLPLSLVGASYEGVSVNDCIFNSRKAVSSLLGESS